A genomic region of Pseudomonas sp. KU43P contains the following coding sequences:
- a CDS encoding peptidylprolyl isomerase: MARATARHILVSSEEKCNELKAQIEAGADFAEIAKANSTCPSSRQGGDLGTFGPGQMVKEFDTVVFSAPLNTVQGPVKTQFGYHLLEVTSRQD, translated from the coding sequence ATGGCACGCGCCACTGCCCGCCACATCCTCGTCAGCTCTGAAGAGAAGTGCAACGAACTCAAGGCCCAGATCGAAGCCGGTGCCGACTTCGCTGAAATCGCCAAGGCCAACTCCACCTGCCCGTCCAGCCGTCAAGGCGGCGACCTGGGTACCTTCGGCCCAGGCCAGATGGTCAAGGAGTTCGACACCGTGGTCTTCAGCGCGCCGCTCAACACCGTGCAAGGCCCGGTGAAGACCCAGTTCGGCTACCACCTGCTGGAAGTGACCAGCCGTCAGGACTGA
- a CDS encoding 3-deoxy-7-phosphoheptulonate synthase, protein MHASNLALPLTQPQAANTTVSQRLPSPHLLKQQMPLPTELAQQVHSHRQAIRAILEGRDPRLLVIVGPCSIHDPRSALEYADRLAALSREVDDKLLLVMRAYVEKPRTTVGWKGLAYDPHLDGSDDMHAGIALSRGLMLNMIERGLPIATELLQPMAAGYFDDLLGWAAIGARTTESQIHREMVSGLQLPVGFKNGTDGGVAIACDAMRSAAAPHRHFGMDAQGYPAIIETLGNPDTHLVLRGGHKGPNYDATSIAQARQGLAKAGLEARIMVDCSHANSGKDPARQPAVFEDVLAQRLGGDRSIVGVMLEGHLFDGCQALGKGPLKYGVSITDGCLGWAATETLLRDAAARL, encoded by the coding sequence ATGCACGCTTCGAACCTCGCTCTGCCCCTGACCCAACCGCAAGCTGCCAACACCACCGTCAGCCAGCGCCTGCCCAGCCCGCACCTGCTCAAGCAGCAGATGCCGCTGCCTACCGAACTCGCCCAGCAAGTCCACAGCCACCGCCAGGCCATCCGCGCCATCCTCGAAGGCCGCGACCCGCGCCTGTTGGTGATTGTCGGCCCGTGCTCGATCCACGACCCACGTTCGGCCCTGGAATACGCCGACCGCTTGGCCGCCCTCAGCCGCGAAGTCGACGACAAGCTGCTGCTGGTGATGCGCGCCTACGTGGAAAAACCGCGTACCACGGTGGGCTGGAAAGGCCTGGCCTACGACCCGCACCTGGACGGCAGCGACGACATGCATGCCGGCATCGCCCTGTCCCGTGGCTTGATGCTGAACATGATCGAACGCGGCCTGCCGATTGCCACCGAGTTGCTGCAGCCGATGGCGGCCGGGTACTTCGATGACCTGCTGGGCTGGGCCGCGATTGGCGCGCGCACCACAGAATCGCAGATCCACCGGGAAATGGTCAGCGGCCTGCAATTGCCGGTCGGCTTCAAGAACGGCACAGACGGTGGCGTGGCCATCGCCTGCGATGCCATGCGCAGCGCCGCAGCCCCGCACCGCCACTTCGGCATGGATGCGCAGGGCTACCCGGCGATCATCGAGACCCTGGGTAACCCGGACACTCACCTGGTGCTGCGCGGTGGCCACAAAGGCCCGAACTACGATGCCACCAGCATTGCCCAGGCCCGTCAGGGGCTGGCCAAGGCGGGCCTGGAAGCGCGGATCATGGTCGACTGCAGCCACGCCAACAGTGGCAAGGACCCGGCGCGGCAACCTGCGGTGTTCGAGGACGTGCTGGCCCAGCGCCTGGGCGGCGACCGCTCGATTGTCGGAGTGATGCTCGAAGGGCACCTGTTCGATGGCTGCCAGGCACTGGGCAAGGGCCCACTGAAATACGGCGTGTCGATTACCGACGGTTGCCTGGGCTGGGCGGCGACCGAGACCCTGCTGCGCGATGCCGCAGCGCGGCTGTAG
- the benB gene encoding benzoate 1,2-dioxygenase small subunit: MSLHDTVRDFLYREARYLDDAQWDQWLELYASDATFWMPAWDDDDRLTVDPQSEISLIWYGNRGGLEDRVFRIKTERSSATVPDTRTSHNISNIEIVEHGEGSCQVRFNWHTLSFRYKTTDSYFGTSYYALDLRGEQPLITAKKVVLKNDYVRQVIDIYHI; encoded by the coding sequence ATGAGCCTGCATGACACCGTGCGCGACTTCCTCTACCGCGAAGCGCGCTACCTGGACGATGCCCAGTGGGACCAGTGGCTGGAGTTGTACGCCAGCGACGCCACGTTCTGGATGCCGGCCTGGGATGACGACGACCGCCTCACCGTTGATCCGCAAAGCGAGATCTCGCTGATCTGGTACGGCAACCGGGGTGGTCTGGAGGACCGTGTGTTCCGCATCAAGACCGAGCGCTCCAGCGCCACGGTGCCGGACACCCGCACCTCGCACAACATCAGCAACATCGAGATCGTCGAACACGGCGAAGGCAGCTGCCAGGTGCGTTTCAACTGGCACACCTTGAGTTTTCGCTACAAGACCACCGACAGCTACTTCGGCACCAGCTACTACGCCCTCGACCTGCGCGGCGAGCAGCCGCTGATCACGGCCAAGAAGGTGGTGCTCAAGAACGACTACGTGCGTCAGGTCATCGACATCTACCACATCTGA
- the benA gene encoding benzoate 1,2-dioxygenase large subunit, producing MSLGFDYLNAMLEDDREQGIYRCKREMFTDPRLFDLEMTHIFEGNWIYLAHESQIPEKNDFLTLTMGRQPIFIARNKDGELNAFLNACSHRGAMLCRHKRGNRSSYTCPFHGWTFNNSGKLLKVKDPSNAGYPQSFNCDGSHDLTKVARFESYRGFLFGSLKADVKPLVEHLGESAKIIDMIVDQSPEGLEVLRGASSYIYEGNWKLTAENGADGYHVSSVHWNYAATQNQRKQREAGDEIKTMSAGAWAKQGGGFYSFDHGHLLLWTRWANPEDRPAYERRDQLAADFGQARADWMIENSRNLCLYPNVYLMDQFSSQIRIARPISVNKTEITIYCIAPKGESADARAKRIRQYEDFFNVSGMATPDDLEEFRSCQTGYGGGTGWNDMSRGAAHWVEGADEAAQEIELKPLLSGVRTEDEGLFVLQHKYWQDTMIQALKDEQRLIPVEAVQ from the coding sequence ATGTCCCTGGGATTCGACTACCTCAATGCCATGCTCGAGGACGACCGTGAACAAGGCATCTACCGCTGCAAGCGCGAGATGTTCACCGACCCACGCCTGTTCGACCTGGAGATGACGCACATCTTCGAGGGCAACTGGATCTACCTGGCCCACGAAAGCCAGATCCCCGAGAAAAACGATTTCCTCACCCTGACCATGGGGCGCCAGCCGATCTTTATCGCGCGCAACAAGGACGGTGAACTCAATGCCTTCCTCAACGCCTGCAGCCACCGCGGCGCCATGCTCTGCCGCCACAAGCGCGGCAACCGCTCCAGCTATACCTGCCCGTTCCACGGCTGGACCTTCAACAACAGCGGCAAGCTGCTCAAGGTCAAGGACCCGAGCAACGCCGGCTACCCGCAAAGCTTCAACTGCGACGGCTCCCATGACCTGACCAAGGTCGCCCGTTTCGAGTCGTACCGCGGCTTCCTGTTCGGCAGCCTCAAGGCCGACGTCAAACCCTTGGTCGAGCACCTGGGCGAGTCGGCGAAGATCATCGACATGATCGTCGACCAGTCGCCCGAAGGCCTGGAAGTGCTGCGCGGCGCCAGTTCGTACATCTACGAAGGCAACTGGAAGCTCACTGCCGAAAACGGCGCCGACGGCTACCACGTCAGCTCCGTGCACTGGAACTACGCCGCCACCCAGAACCAGCGCAAGCAGCGCGAAGCGGGTGACGAGATCAAGACCATGAGCGCCGGTGCCTGGGCCAAGCAGGGCGGTGGTTTCTACTCCTTCGACCACGGCCACCTGCTGCTCTGGACCCGCTGGGCCAACCCGGAAGATCGCCCTGCGTACGAGCGCCGCGATCAGCTCGCCGCCGACTTCGGCCAGGCGCGGGCCGACTGGATGATCGAGAACTCGCGCAACCTGTGCCTGTACCCGAACGTCTACCTGATGGACCAGTTCAGCTCGCAGATCCGCATCGCCCGGCCGATTTCGGTGAACAAGACCGAGATCACCATCTACTGCATCGCGCCCAAGGGCGAGAGCGCCGATGCCCGCGCCAAGCGTATCCGCCAGTACGAAGACTTCTTCAACGTCAGTGGCATGGCCACCCCGGATGACCTGGAAGAGTTTCGCTCCTGCCAGACCGGCTACGGCGGCGGCACCGGTTGGAACGACATGTCGCGCGGCGCCGCGCACTGGGTCGAAGGCGCCGATGAAGCCGCGCAGGAGATCGAGCTCAAGCCGCTCTTGTCAGGCGTGCGCACCGAGGACGAGGGCCTGTTCGTGCTGCAGCACAAATACTGGCAGGACACCATGATTCAGGCGCTCAAGGACGAACAGCGGCTGATCCCCGTGGAGGCCGTGCAATGA